In Vitis riparia cultivar Riparia Gloire de Montpellier isolate 1030 chromosome 19, EGFV_Vit.rip_1.0, whole genome shotgun sequence, the following proteins share a genomic window:
- the LOC117909270 gene encoding pentatricopeptide repeat-containing protein At5g66520-like has translation MAASFSPSSSPLNSQLLLKRTPARMPATVILLQMCHNFQEVRQIHAQFIVSGLLARPPNAGRLLDSYVSMSQIYHALLVFNRIPSPDVFAYNAMIRGLTLGNCPYDSLLLYNKLLLGGLIPDNYTYTFVLKACSHLKAIFEGKQVHCQVIKAGVVPDTHIHTSLIHMYAKSDSLACAEGVLAECSQENVLAINSMISGYMSQGHVEKARAMFDKMGAKDAATWSGMITGYTKNGMHEEALVMFREMMMVSNSGVQPNESALVSSLSATACLGALDQGRWIHAYIRRIGAKISITLGTGLVDMYAKCGSIHCSYKLFREMQQRDVVTWGVMMSGFAMHGQARKCFQLFDEMVAGGTRPNEVIFVAILSACSHAGYLELGHHYFNQMVTDFGIRPSVEHYGCMVDLLSRAGWLAEAEQLIISMPEEPTAVIWGALLSACRIHKDLRRGRRAFRHLMQLEPLRGDRYKLAGQMFSSAGEKEEADNITRFIKENELETTRGSSFIEINGVVHEFVVGDTDHHKAREMYRMWRGIN, from the coding sequence ATGGCTGCTTCTTTCAGCCCTTCATCATCCCCCCTCAACTCACAGCTCTTGTTAAAGAGAACACCTGCTCGTATGCCGGCCACTGTCATCTTGCTTCAGATGTGCCACAACTTCCAAGAAGTCAGACAAATACATGCCCAATTCATCGTCTCAGGTCTCCTTGCCCGCCCTCCTAATGCCGGGAGGCTCCTGGACTCCTACGTTTCAATGTCCCAAATCTACCATGCCTTGCTGGTATTCAACAGGATCCCTTCCCCTGATGTTTTTGCCTACAATGCCATGATCAGAGGCCTAACGTTGGGTAACTGCCCCTATGATTCCCTCCTGCTGTATAATAAGTTGTTGTTAGGCGGCCTAATCCCAGACAACTACACTTACACCTTTGTCCTCAAAGCCTGCTCTCATTTGAAAGCCATCTTTGAGGGTAAACAAGTGCATTGCCAGGTAATTAAGGCTGGGGTAGTTCCGGATACTCACATTCATACCTCATTAATACATATGTATGCGAAGTCCGATAGTCTGGCTTGTGCAGAAGGCGTTCTCGCAGAATGCTCTCAAGAGAATGTGCTTGCAATTAACTCAATGATTTCAGGGTACATGAGTCAAGGTCATGTAGAAAAAGCTAGAGCAATGTTTGATAAGATGGGGGCGAAAGATGCTGCAACTTGGAGTGGGATGATCACAGGGTACACAAAGAACGGTATGCATGAAGAGGCATTGGTTATGTTTCGAGAAATGATGATGGTTTCGAATTCTGGAGTTCAACCAAATGAATCAGCACTTGTGAGCTCACTCTCTGCAACTGCCTGTTTAGGCGCATTGGATCAGGGAAGATGGATACATGCATATATTCGTAGAATTGGGGCTAAGATCAGCATCACTCTGGGTACAGGTCTTGTTGACATGTATGCCAAGTGTGGCAGCATCCATTGTAGCTACAAACTCTTCAGAGAAATGCAGCAAAGAGACGTGGTTACATGGGGTGTGATGATGTCTGGTTTTGCCATGCATGGGCAAGCCAGAAAATGTTTCCAACTGTTTGATGAGATGGTCGCAGGTGGAACTCGTCCCAATGAGGTCATTTTTGTGGCCATTTTATCTGCTTGCTCCCATGCTGGATACCTTGAATTGGGACATCATTATTTCAATCAAATGGTAACTGATTTTGGGATTAGACCATCGGTTGAGCATTACGGATGCATGGTGGACCTCCTTAGCCGTGCCGGTTGGCTGGCAGAGGCAGAGCAGCTCATCATATCCATGCCAGAAGAGCCCACAGCAGTCATATGGGGTGCATTACTTAGTGCTTGCAGGATCCATAAGGACTTGAGGAGAGGCAGACGTGCATTCAGGCACCTAATGCAGCTAGAGCCATTGCGTGGCGACCGGTATAAGCTTGCAGGGCAAATGTTTTCTAGTGcaggagaaaaagaagaggcaGATAACATAACAAGATTCATCAAGGAAAATGAATTGGAGACGACTCGTGGGTCAAGCTTCATTGAAATAAATGGTGTGGTTCATGAATTTGTGGTAGGGGATACTGATCATCATAAGGCTAGAGAGATGTATAGAATGTGGCGGGGAATCAATTAA